One window from the genome of Kluyveromyces marxianus DMKU3-1042 DNA, complete genome, chromosome 3 encodes:
- the ERG6 gene encoding sterol 24-C-methyltransferase yields the protein MSEDQELRKRQAEFTKQLHGDDVTKSGMSALLSKNKSAQSEAVAKYLKHWDGKTDEDAERRRLEDYNESTHSYYNVVTDFYEYGWGSSFHFSRFYKGESFAASVARHEHYLAYKAGIKENDLVLDVGCGVGGPARAIARFTGCNIIGLNNNDYQIQKANHYAKRDHLDKQLSFVKGDFMKMEFEENTFDKVYAIEATCHAPTFEGVYSQIYKVLKPGGTFAVYEWVMTDKYDESNPAHRKIAYEIELGDGIPKMYPVSDARAALSKVGFEILEEKDLADNEDEIPWYAPLTGEWRYVNSLSDLGTFFRTSRLGRAFTTGMVSVMEKIGLAPAGSVSVTHALEEAAVGLVAGGEEKLFTPMMLFVARKPEAPTSSN from the coding sequence ATGTCCGAAGACCAAGAATTGAGAAAGCGTCAAGCTGAATTCACAAAGCAATTGCACGGTGACGACGTCACCAAGAGCGGTATGTCTGCTTTACTCtccaagaacaagagcGCACAAAGCGAGGCTGTTGCCAAGTACTTGAAGCATTGGGACGGTAAGACAGACGAGGATGCAGAACGCAGACGTCTAGAGGACTACAACGAATCCACACACTCTTACTACAACGTCGTAACGGACTTTTACGAATACGGCTGGGGTTCCTCGTTCCACTTCTCAAGATTCTACAAAGGCGAGTCCTTTGCTGCTAGTGTCGCCAGACACGAACACTATTTGGCGTACAAGGCCGGCATCAAGGAGAACGACCTTGTGCTCGATGTCGGTTGCGGTGTTGGTGGTCCAGCGCGTGCTATCGCCCGTTTCACCGGCTGTAATATCATCGGTCTAAACAACAACGACTACCAGATCCAAAAGGCAAACCACTACGCGAAGCGCGACCATCTAGACAAACAATTGTCCTTCGTCAAGGGAGACTTCATGAAGATGGAATTCGAAGAAAACACATTCGACAAAGTTTACGCAATTGAGGCTACCTGCCACGCTCCTACCTTCGAAGGTGTTTACTCCCAAATCTACAAGGTCTTAAAACCAGGTGGAACATTTGCCGTTTACGAATGGGTCATGACCGACAAATACGATGAGTCCAACCCTGCTCACCGTAAAATCGCTTACGAAATTGAACTAGGTGACGGTATTCCAAAGATGTACCCAGTCAGCGACGCCCGCGCAGCTCTTTCGAAAGTAGGTTTCGAAATCCTAGAAGAAAAGGACTTGGCTGATAACGAAGACGAAATCCCATGGTACGCACCATTGACTGGTGAATGGAGATACGTCAACTCGCTCTCAGATCTCGGTACTTTCTTCAGAACCTCTCGTCTTGGCCGTGCCTTCACCACCGGTATGGTCTCCGTCATGGAAAAGATTGGCTTGGCACCAGCTGGTTCTGTCTCAGTGACCCATGCCTTGGAAGAGGCTGCTGTCGGTCTAGTCGCAGGTGGCGAGGAAAAACTCTTCACCCCAATGATGCTTTTCGTTGCAAGAAAGCCAGAAGCtccaacttcttccaactAG
- the VAM7 gene encoding Vam7p, translating into MSRGVKCEVSINDVSIVEKKYALYHIALKVVWSMNDYSEYKCERRFSDFIQFKKQLEYECQAELPYDLPGRKLFWGRKGNSCDPDIIEERRLKLRQFLSDLLNDSFETKWRKSSVVSQFLNLPEGWYIKPSTYSRGDDKNIDTQNNIEEPFDTDEVNDPSKWLNVLRDCKSEFHNTGDDTRSIMRQRLVLSKLEKGLNFIEENELVSRMECERRKQLLNTFKNDLNSRIQITSALGDHQGNINDLMPFNQQRSFEEPKISKGRRLGETKETENLGKQQLLQLQKDKIKEQDQQLYQLHEIVHRQKNISLALNQELEAQNELLDLFQDEATTSANKLRTANRNAVRFNQGQR; encoded by the coding sequence ATGAGCCGAGGAGTCAAGTGCGAAGTGAGCATAAATGATGTCTCTATTGTTGAGAAGAAGTATGCCTTATATCATATAGCATTGAAGGTGGTGTGGTCTATGAATGACTATAGCGAGTATAAATGTGAAAGACGATTTAGTGATTTTATTCAGTTTAAGAAACAATTGGAATACGAATGTCAGGCGGAACTTCCTTATGACCTTCCAGGCAGGAAGCTCTTTTGGGGGAGAAAGGGGAACAGTTGTGATCCAGATATAATAGAGGAAAGAAGGCTGAAATTGAGACAGTTTTTGTCGGATTTGTTAAATGACTCTTTTGAAACTAAATGGAGGAAATCTAGTGTTGTATCCCAATTTTTGAACTTGCCAGAAGGATGGTATATTAAGCCGTCGACATATTCTAGGGGCGATGACAAGAATATTGATACACAGAATAACATTGAAGAGCCTTTTGATACGGATGAAGTAAATGATCCCTCGAAATGGCTAAATGTCTTAAGAGACTGTAAGAGTGAATTTCATAATACTGGTGATGATACTAGAAGTATAATGAGGCAACGTCTAGTTCTCAGCAAATTGGAAAAAGGGTTGAATTTtatagaagaaaatgagCTGGTTAGTAGGATGGAATGTGAAAGGAGAAAGCAACTTTTGAATACCTTCAAAAATGACCTCAATTCTAGAATACAAATTACTTCTGCTTTGGGTGATCATCAAGGCAATATTAATGATTTGATGCCATTTAATCAACAACGCTCTTTCGAAGAACCTAAGATCAGTAAAGGGAGAAGACTTGGAGAGACTAAAGAGACTGAAAATTTGGGTAAACAGCAGCTTCTGCAATTACAAAAGGataaaattaaagagcAAGATCAGCAATTATATCAATTGCATGAAATTGTCCACCGCCAGAAAAACATATCACTGGCACTAAACCAAGAGCTTGAAGCTCAAAATGAATTGTTGGACTTGTTCCAAGATGAGGCTACCACCAGTGCTAATAAATTACGTACGGCAAATCGTAATGCAGTTAGATTCAATCAAGGTCAGAGATAA